A window from Lagopus muta isolate bLagMut1 chromosome 5, bLagMut1 primary, whole genome shotgun sequence encodes these proteins:
- the MPL gene encoding thrombopoietin receptor isoform X9 has protein sequence MPTCLWHSGATQSGAAQAEMEPEPPSHTLSSDMTPKVQMPCCWQRCPRTSSASPAPLRISRVSGMRRRQVGYTASTTGTAGMHPPCVQSPHSAVGPMGCGTSACSPARMCGSSPSSTFLSWTLPPTTPGTGGSSAWMQWVCYHPMTPTVTPRGTAPGDLPAHPTNGAHPPTARGAASSQGTGQGLVQANTWVILRELQPGVKYHIQVRSKPDGTSMDGVWGPWSEVVVAETPHSSGERLSVSAAGGCRVPTHGSWVLRGLGRSSHSALALTCSGDIGLHCSTPDLRCVRCVWSWDPAEHHSTHELFYQASPSGAGMRDEMWQQCEETSVGTQGRHTCTFQPTAGSPIAVLVNITRLHDPPVLSYFKEPFWLHQAVLTEAPRDVQATAAQGRLTLRWLPPLEALAEQLEYQIRYATDDSLDWKVMQGPARGSRRPRTAPTQLCLQVLQVPRAARKEVLDLRPGARYRAQVRTQPGGPQYRGSWSAWSQPVAVDVAAEAGKGHAGLRAPGWDEENRPALRNRPSVAGWVIPSVTVAPLIFTGVLLGLRCTFPSLYSSVKQKLWPPVPDLHRALGTFLHDSPKQGQPCAFYKQPPEDAVLPCLLEVLPGPRGEPGDPPPEPAASRPAPSTDIANHSYLLMGGWEPRGAPSAPFPPGM, from the exons ATGCCAACCTGCCTGTGGCACAGCGGGGCCACACAGAGTGGGGCAGCGCAGGCTGAGATGGAGCCGGAGCCACCGTCCCACACCCTGAGCTCTGACATGACACCAAAAGTGCAG ATGCCGTGTTGCTGGCAGAGGTGCCCGAGGACATCCTCTGCTTCTCCCGCTCCTTTGAGGATCTCACGTGTTTCTGGGATGAGGAGGAGGCAAGTGGGATACACTGCTTCTACTACTGGTACAGCAG GGATGCACCCACCATGTGTGCAGTCTCCACACAGCGCCGTGGGGCCAATGGGATGCGGCACATCTGCGTGTTCCCCAGCCAGGATGTGCGGCTCTTCACCCAGCTCCACGTTCTTGTCCTGGACGCTGCCACCAACCACACCAGGCACAGGCGGGAGCTCAGCGTGGATGCAGTGG GTGTGCTACCATCCCATGACCCCCACAGTGACACCCCGTGGCACGGCACCCGGGGACCTCCCTGCCCATCCCACCAACGGAGCCCACCCACCTACAGCCAGGGGAGCTGCATCCTCCCAGGGAACAGGGCAA GGGCTGGTACAGGCCAACACGTGGGTGATTCTCCGGGAGCTGCAGCCGGGGGTGAAGTACCACATCCAGGTGCGCAGCAAGCCTGATGGCACCTCAATGGATGGTGTCTGGGGGCCCTGGTCGGAGGTGGTGGTCGCAGAGACGCCCCACTCTTCTGGTGAGAGACTGTCCGTCTCcgctgctgggggctgcagagtGCCCACACATGGGAGTTGGGTTCTGCGGGGTCTGGGAAGAAGCAGCCACTCTGCCCTGGCTCTCACCTGCTCAGGGGACAttgggctgcactgcagcactccCGACCTGAGGTGTGTGCGCTGTGTGTGGAGCTGGGACCCTGCAGAGCACCACAGCACCCATGAGCTCTTCTACCAGGCATCTCCGAGTGGGGCTGGCATGAG GGATGAAATGTGGCAGCAGTGTGAAGAGACCAGCGTGGGGACACAGGGCAGACACACCTGCACCTTCCAGCCCACGGCCGGCAGCCCCATTGCCGTCCTGGTGAACATCACCCGGCTGCACGACCCACCCGTGCTCAGCTACTTCAAGGAGCCCTTCTGGCTGCACCAGGCCG TGCTCACGGAGGCCCCGCGGGACGTGCAGGCGACGGCGGCACAAGGCCGGCTCACCTTGAGGTGGCTGCCGCCCCTGGAAGCGCTGGCGGAGCAACTGGAGTACCAGATCCGCTACGCCACGGACGACAGCCTCGACTGGAAGGTGATGCAGGGGCCGGCACGGGGCAGCCGCAGGCCCCGCACAGCCCCaactcagctctgcctgcaggtgctgcaggtcCCGCGGGCGGCCAGGAAAGAAGTGCTGGACCTCCGGCCCGGTGCCCGTTATCGTGCCCAGGTGCGGACGCAGCCCGGTGGGCCGCAGTACCGGGGCAGCTGGAGCGCGTGGTCCCAGCCCGTCGCGGTCGATGTCGCGGCTGAAGCGGGTAAGGGCCATGCGGGTCTGAGGGCGCCTGGGTGGGACGAGGAGAATCGACCGGCTCTGCGGAATCGCCCCTCCGTGGCAGGCTGGGTGATCCCGAGCGTGACGGTGGCACCGCTGATCTTCACCggagtgctgctggggctgcggTGCACCTTCCCGTCCCTGTACAG CAGCGTGAAGCAGAAGCTGTGGCCGCCCGTCCCCGACCTGCACCGCGCGCTGGGCACCTTCCTGCACGACAGCCCCAAGCAGGGCCAG CCCTGCGCCTTCTACAAGCAGCCGCCGGAGGACGCcgtgctgccctgcctgctggaggtgctgcccGGACCCCGCGGCGAGCCAGGGGATCCTCCGCCAGAACCCGCTGCCAGCCGCCCGGCGCCCAGCACGGACATCGCCAACCACTCCTACCTGCTGATGGGCGGCTGGGAGCCGCGCGGAGCGCCCTCGGCCCCTTTTCCCCCTGGGATGTAA
- the MPL gene encoding thrombopoietin receptor isoform X3, producing MPTCLWHSGATQSGAAQAEMEPEPPSHTLSSDMTPKVQMPCCWQRCPRTSSASPAPLRISRVSGMRRRQVGYTASTTGTAGRVHGDMGRSGDTEGPLPWPDPLPSAGPRLRVLEEPHLFLRDAPTMCAVSTQRRGANGMRHICVFPSQDVRLFTQLHVLVLDAATNHTRHRRELSVDAVGLIAPPVNISAHWAGATGQLRVSWQPPLADYPNFFLYEVCYHPMTPTVTPRGTAPGDLPAHPTNGAHPPTARGAASSQGTGQGLVQANTWVILRELQPGVKYHIQVRSKPDGTSMDGVWGPWSEVVVAETPHSSGERLSVSAAGGCRVPTHGSWVLRGLGRSSHSALALTCSGDIGLHCSTPDLRCVRCVWSWDPAEHHSTHELFYQASPSGAGMRDEMWQQCEETSVGTQGRHTCTFQPTAGSPIAVLVNITRLHDPPVLSYFKEPFWLHQAVLTEAPRDVQATAAQGRLTLRWLPPLEALAEQLEYQIRYATDDSLDWKVLQVPRAARKEVLDLRPGARYRAQVRTQPGGPQYRGSWSAWSQPVAVDVAAEAGKGHAGLRAPGWDEENRPALRNRPSVAGWVIPSVTVAPLIFTGVLLGLRCTFPSLYSSVKQKLWPPVPDLHRALGTFLHDSPKQGQPCAFYKQPPEDAVLPCLLEVLPGPRGEPGDPPPEPAASRPAPSTDIANHSYLLMGGWEPRGAPSAPFPPGM from the exons ATGCCAACCTGCCTGTGGCACAGCGGGGCCACACAGAGTGGGGCAGCGCAGGCTGAGATGGAGCCGGAGCCACCGTCCCACACCCTGAGCTCTGACATGACACCAAAAGTGCAG ATGCCGTGTTGCTGGCAGAGGTGCCCGAGGACATCCTCTGCTTCTCCCGCTCCTTTGAGGATCTCACGTGTTTCTGGGATGAGGAGGAGGCAAGTGGGATACACTGCTTCTACTACTGGTACAGCAGGTAGAGTCCACGGGGACATGGGAAGGAGTGGTGACACTGAGGGACCGCTGCCATGGCCAGATCCCCTCCCTTCAGCTGGCCCCAGGCTCAGGGTGCTGGAGGAGCCCCATCTGTTCCTCAGGGATGCACCCACCATGTGTGCAGTCTCCACACAGCGCCGTGGGGCCAATGGGATGCGGCACATCTGCGTGTTCCCCAGCCAGGATGTGCGGCTCTTCACCCAGCTCCACGTTCTTGTCCTGGACGCTGCCACCAACCACACCAGGCACAGGCGGGAGCTCAGCGTGGATGCAGTGG GTCTCATCGCCCCACCAGTGAACATCAGTGCCCACTGGGCAGGAGCCACAGGGCAGCTCCGTGTGTCGTGGCAGCCGCCACTTGCTGACTACCCCAACTTCTTTCTCTATGAGGTGTGCTACCATCCCATGACCCCCACAGTGACACCCCGTGGCACGGCACCCGGGGACCTCCCTGCCCATCCCACCAACGGAGCCCACCCACCTACAGCCAGGGGAGCTGCATCCTCCCAGGGAACAGGGCAA GGGCTGGTACAGGCCAACACGTGGGTGATTCTCCGGGAGCTGCAGCCGGGGGTGAAGTACCACATCCAGGTGCGCAGCAAGCCTGATGGCACCTCAATGGATGGTGTCTGGGGGCCCTGGTCGGAGGTGGTGGTCGCAGAGACGCCCCACTCTTCTGGTGAGAGACTGTCCGTCTCcgctgctgggggctgcagagtGCCCACACATGGGAGTTGGGTTCTGCGGGGTCTGGGAAGAAGCAGCCACTCTGCCCTGGCTCTCACCTGCTCAGGGGACAttgggctgcactgcagcactccCGACCTGAGGTGTGTGCGCTGTGTGTGGAGCTGGGACCCTGCAGAGCACCACAGCACCCATGAGCTCTTCTACCAGGCATCTCCGAGTGGGGCTGGCATGAG GGATGAAATGTGGCAGCAGTGTGAAGAGACCAGCGTGGGGACACAGGGCAGACACACCTGCACCTTCCAGCCCACGGCCGGCAGCCCCATTGCCGTCCTGGTGAACATCACCCGGCTGCACGACCCACCCGTGCTCAGCTACTTCAAGGAGCCCTTCTGGCTGCACCAGGCCG TGCTCACGGAGGCCCCGCGGGACGTGCAGGCGACGGCGGCACAAGGCCGGCTCACCTTGAGGTGGCTGCCGCCCCTGGAAGCGCTGGCGGAGCAACTGGAGTACCAGATCCGCTACGCCACGGACGACAGCCTCGACTGGAAG gtgctgcaggtcCCGCGGGCGGCCAGGAAAGAAGTGCTGGACCTCCGGCCCGGTGCCCGTTATCGTGCCCAGGTGCGGACGCAGCCCGGTGGGCCGCAGTACCGGGGCAGCTGGAGCGCGTGGTCCCAGCCCGTCGCGGTCGATGTCGCGGCTGAAGCGGGTAAGGGCCATGCGGGTCTGAGGGCGCCTGGGTGGGACGAGGAGAATCGACCGGCTCTGCGGAATCGCCCCTCCGTGGCAGGCTGGGTGATCCCGAGCGTGACGGTGGCACCGCTGATCTTCACCggagtgctgctggggctgcggTGCACCTTCCCGTCCCTGTACAG CAGCGTGAAGCAGAAGCTGTGGCCGCCCGTCCCCGACCTGCACCGCGCGCTGGGCACCTTCCTGCACGACAGCCCCAAGCAGGGCCAG CCCTGCGCCTTCTACAAGCAGCCGCCGGAGGACGCcgtgctgccctgcctgctggaggtgctgcccGGACCCCGCGGCGAGCCAGGGGATCCTCCGCCAGAACCCGCTGCCAGCCGCCCGGCGCCCAGCACGGACATCGCCAACCACTCCTACCTGCTGATGGGCGGCTGGGAGCCGCGCGGAGCGCCCTCGGCCCCTTTTCCCCCTGGGATGTAA
- the MPL gene encoding thrombopoietin receptor isoform X5, translating to MPTCLWHSGATQSGAAQAEMEPEPPSHTLSSDMTPKVQMPCCWQRCPRTSSASPAPLRISRVSGMRRRQVGYTASTTGTAGRVHGDMGRSGDTEGPLPWPDPLPSAGPRLRVLEEPHLFLRDAPTMCAVSTQRRGANGMRHICVFPSQDVRLFTQLHVLVLDAATNHTRHRRELSVDAVGLIAPPVNISAHWAGATGQLRVSWQPPLADYPNFFLYEVCYHPMTPTVTPRGTAPGDLPAHPTNGAHPPTARGAASSQGTGQGLVQANTWVILRELQPGVKYHIQVRSKPDGTSMDGVWGPWSEVVVAETPHSSGERLSVSAAGGCRVPTHGSWVLRGLGRSSHSALALTCSGDIGLHCSTPDLRCVRCVWSWDPAEHHSTHELFYQASPSGAGMRDEMWQQCEETSVGTQGRHTCTFQPTAGSPIAVLVNITRLHDPPVLSYFKEPFWLHQAVLTEAPRDVQATAAQGRLTLRWLPPLEALAEQLEYQIRYATDDSLDWKVMQGPARGSRRPRTAPTQLCLQVLQVPRAARKEVLDLRPGARYRAQVRTQPGGPQYRGSWSAWSQPVAVDVAAEAGWVIPSVTVAPLIFTGVLLGLRCTFPSLYSVKQKLWPPVPDLHRALGTFLHDSPKQGQPCAFYKQPPEDAVLPCLLEVLPGPRGEPGDPPPEPAASRPAPSTDIANHSYLLMGGWEPRGAPSAPFPPGM from the exons ATGCCAACCTGCCTGTGGCACAGCGGGGCCACACAGAGTGGGGCAGCGCAGGCTGAGATGGAGCCGGAGCCACCGTCCCACACCCTGAGCTCTGACATGACACCAAAAGTGCAG ATGCCGTGTTGCTGGCAGAGGTGCCCGAGGACATCCTCTGCTTCTCCCGCTCCTTTGAGGATCTCACGTGTTTCTGGGATGAGGAGGAGGCAAGTGGGATACACTGCTTCTACTACTGGTACAGCAGGTAGAGTCCACGGGGACATGGGAAGGAGTGGTGACACTGAGGGACCGCTGCCATGGCCAGATCCCCTCCCTTCAGCTGGCCCCAGGCTCAGGGTGCTGGAGGAGCCCCATCTGTTCCTCAGGGATGCACCCACCATGTGTGCAGTCTCCACACAGCGCCGTGGGGCCAATGGGATGCGGCACATCTGCGTGTTCCCCAGCCAGGATGTGCGGCTCTTCACCCAGCTCCACGTTCTTGTCCTGGACGCTGCCACCAACCACACCAGGCACAGGCGGGAGCTCAGCGTGGATGCAGTGG GTCTCATCGCCCCACCAGTGAACATCAGTGCCCACTGGGCAGGAGCCACAGGGCAGCTCCGTGTGTCGTGGCAGCCGCCACTTGCTGACTACCCCAACTTCTTTCTCTATGAGGTGTGCTACCATCCCATGACCCCCACAGTGACACCCCGTGGCACGGCACCCGGGGACCTCCCTGCCCATCCCACCAACGGAGCCCACCCACCTACAGCCAGGGGAGCTGCATCCTCCCAGGGAACAGGGCAA GGGCTGGTACAGGCCAACACGTGGGTGATTCTCCGGGAGCTGCAGCCGGGGGTGAAGTACCACATCCAGGTGCGCAGCAAGCCTGATGGCACCTCAATGGATGGTGTCTGGGGGCCCTGGTCGGAGGTGGTGGTCGCAGAGACGCCCCACTCTTCTGGTGAGAGACTGTCCGTCTCcgctgctgggggctgcagagtGCCCACACATGGGAGTTGGGTTCTGCGGGGTCTGGGAAGAAGCAGCCACTCTGCCCTGGCTCTCACCTGCTCAGGGGACAttgggctgcactgcagcactccCGACCTGAGGTGTGTGCGCTGTGTGTGGAGCTGGGACCCTGCAGAGCACCACAGCACCCATGAGCTCTTCTACCAGGCATCTCCGAGTGGGGCTGGCATGAG GGATGAAATGTGGCAGCAGTGTGAAGAGACCAGCGTGGGGACACAGGGCAGACACACCTGCACCTTCCAGCCCACGGCCGGCAGCCCCATTGCCGTCCTGGTGAACATCACCCGGCTGCACGACCCACCCGTGCTCAGCTACTTCAAGGAGCCCTTCTGGCTGCACCAGGCCG TGCTCACGGAGGCCCCGCGGGACGTGCAGGCGACGGCGGCACAAGGCCGGCTCACCTTGAGGTGGCTGCCGCCCCTGGAAGCGCTGGCGGAGCAACTGGAGTACCAGATCCGCTACGCCACGGACGACAGCCTCGACTGGAAGGTGATGCAGGGGCCGGCACGGGGCAGCCGCAGGCCCCGCACAGCCCCaactcagctctgcctgcaggtgctgcaggtcCCGCGGGCGGCCAGGAAAGAAGTGCTGGACCTCCGGCCCGGTGCCCGTTATCGTGCCCAGGTGCGGACGCAGCCCGGTGGGCCGCAGTACCGGGGCAGCTGGAGCGCGTGGTCCCAGCCCGTCGCGGTCGATGTCGCGGCTGAAGCGG GCTGGGTGATCCCGAGCGTGACGGTGGCACCGCTGATCTTCACCggagtgctgctggggctgcggTGCACCTTCCCGTCCCTGTACAG CGTGAAGCAGAAGCTGTGGCCGCCCGTCCCCGACCTGCACCGCGCGCTGGGCACCTTCCTGCACGACAGCCCCAAGCAGGGCCAG CCCTGCGCCTTCTACAAGCAGCCGCCGGAGGACGCcgtgctgccctgcctgctggaggtgctgcccGGACCCCGCGGCGAGCCAGGGGATCCTCCGCCAGAACCCGCTGCCAGCCGCCCGGCGCCCAGCACGGACATCGCCAACCACTCCTACCTGCTGATGGGCGGCTGGGAGCCGCGCGGAGCGCCCTCGGCCCCTTTTCCCCCTGGGATGTAA
- the MPL gene encoding thrombopoietin receptor isoform X4, protein MPTCLWHSGATQSGAAQAEMEPEPPSHTLSSDMTPKVQMPCCWQRCPRTSSASPAPLRISRVSGMRRRQVGYTASTTGTAGRVHGDMGRSGDTEGPLPWPDPLPSAGPRLRVLEEPHLFLRDAPTMCAVSTQRRGANGMRHICVFPSQDVRLFTQLHVLVLDAATNHTRHRRELSVDAVGLIAPPVNISAHWAGATGQLRVSWQPPLADYPNFFLYEVCYHPMTPTVTPRGTAPGDLPAHPTNGAHPPTARGAASSQGTGQGLVQANTWVILRELQPGVKYHIQVRSKPDGTSMDGVWGPWSEVVVAETPHSSGERLSVSAAGGCRVPTHGSWVLRGLGRSSHSALALTCSGDIGLHCSTPDLRCVRCVWSWDPAEHHSTHELFYQASPSGAGMRDEMWQQCEETSVGTQGRHTCTFQPTAGSPIAVLVNITRLHDPPVLSYFKEPFWLHQAVLTEAPRDVQATAAQGRLTLRWLPPLEALAEQLEYQIRYATDDSLDWKVMQGPARGSRRPRTAPTQLCLQVLQVPRAARKEVLDLRPGARYRAQVRTQPGGPQYRGSWSAWSQPVAVDVAAEAGWVIPSVTVAPLIFTGVLLGLRCTFPSLYSSVKQKLWPPVPDLHRALGTFLHDSPKQGQPCAFYKQPPEDAVLPCLLEVLPGPRGEPGDPPPEPAASRPAPSTDIANHSYLLMGGWEPRGAPSAPFPPGM, encoded by the exons ATGCCAACCTGCCTGTGGCACAGCGGGGCCACACAGAGTGGGGCAGCGCAGGCTGAGATGGAGCCGGAGCCACCGTCCCACACCCTGAGCTCTGACATGACACCAAAAGTGCAG ATGCCGTGTTGCTGGCAGAGGTGCCCGAGGACATCCTCTGCTTCTCCCGCTCCTTTGAGGATCTCACGTGTTTCTGGGATGAGGAGGAGGCAAGTGGGATACACTGCTTCTACTACTGGTACAGCAGGTAGAGTCCACGGGGACATGGGAAGGAGTGGTGACACTGAGGGACCGCTGCCATGGCCAGATCCCCTCCCTTCAGCTGGCCCCAGGCTCAGGGTGCTGGAGGAGCCCCATCTGTTCCTCAGGGATGCACCCACCATGTGTGCAGTCTCCACACAGCGCCGTGGGGCCAATGGGATGCGGCACATCTGCGTGTTCCCCAGCCAGGATGTGCGGCTCTTCACCCAGCTCCACGTTCTTGTCCTGGACGCTGCCACCAACCACACCAGGCACAGGCGGGAGCTCAGCGTGGATGCAGTGG GTCTCATCGCCCCACCAGTGAACATCAGTGCCCACTGGGCAGGAGCCACAGGGCAGCTCCGTGTGTCGTGGCAGCCGCCACTTGCTGACTACCCCAACTTCTTTCTCTATGAGGTGTGCTACCATCCCATGACCCCCACAGTGACACCCCGTGGCACGGCACCCGGGGACCTCCCTGCCCATCCCACCAACGGAGCCCACCCACCTACAGCCAGGGGAGCTGCATCCTCCCAGGGAACAGGGCAA GGGCTGGTACAGGCCAACACGTGGGTGATTCTCCGGGAGCTGCAGCCGGGGGTGAAGTACCACATCCAGGTGCGCAGCAAGCCTGATGGCACCTCAATGGATGGTGTCTGGGGGCCCTGGTCGGAGGTGGTGGTCGCAGAGACGCCCCACTCTTCTGGTGAGAGACTGTCCGTCTCcgctgctgggggctgcagagtGCCCACACATGGGAGTTGGGTTCTGCGGGGTCTGGGAAGAAGCAGCCACTCTGCCCTGGCTCTCACCTGCTCAGGGGACAttgggctgcactgcagcactccCGACCTGAGGTGTGTGCGCTGTGTGTGGAGCTGGGACCCTGCAGAGCACCACAGCACCCATGAGCTCTTCTACCAGGCATCTCCGAGTGGGGCTGGCATGAG GGATGAAATGTGGCAGCAGTGTGAAGAGACCAGCGTGGGGACACAGGGCAGACACACCTGCACCTTCCAGCCCACGGCCGGCAGCCCCATTGCCGTCCTGGTGAACATCACCCGGCTGCACGACCCACCCGTGCTCAGCTACTTCAAGGAGCCCTTCTGGCTGCACCAGGCCG TGCTCACGGAGGCCCCGCGGGACGTGCAGGCGACGGCGGCACAAGGCCGGCTCACCTTGAGGTGGCTGCCGCCCCTGGAAGCGCTGGCGGAGCAACTGGAGTACCAGATCCGCTACGCCACGGACGACAGCCTCGACTGGAAGGTGATGCAGGGGCCGGCACGGGGCAGCCGCAGGCCCCGCACAGCCCCaactcagctctgcctgcaggtgctgcaggtcCCGCGGGCGGCCAGGAAAGAAGTGCTGGACCTCCGGCCCGGTGCCCGTTATCGTGCCCAGGTGCGGACGCAGCCCGGTGGGCCGCAGTACCGGGGCAGCTGGAGCGCGTGGTCCCAGCCCGTCGCGGTCGATGTCGCGGCTGAAGCGG GCTGGGTGATCCCGAGCGTGACGGTGGCACCGCTGATCTTCACCggagtgctgctggggctgcggTGCACCTTCCCGTCCCTGTACAG CAGCGTGAAGCAGAAGCTGTGGCCGCCCGTCCCCGACCTGCACCGCGCGCTGGGCACCTTCCTGCACGACAGCCCCAAGCAGGGCCAG CCCTGCGCCTTCTACAAGCAGCCGCCGGAGGACGCcgtgctgccctgcctgctggaggtgctgcccGGACCCCGCGGCGAGCCAGGGGATCCTCCGCCAGAACCCGCTGCCAGCCGCCCGGCGCCCAGCACGGACATCGCCAACCACTCCTACCTGCTGATGGGCGGCTGGGAGCCGCGCGGAGCGCCCTCGGCCCCTTTTCCCCCTGGGATGTAA
- the MPL gene encoding thrombopoietin receptor isoform X8, which produces MPTCLWHSGATQSGAAQAEMEPEPPSHTLSSDMTPKVQMPCCWQRCPRTSSASPAPLRISRVSGMRRRQVGYTASTTGTAGRVHGDMGRSGDTEGPLPWPDPLPSAGPRLRVLEEPHLFLRDAPTMCAVSTQRRGANGMRHICVFPSQDVRLFTQLHVLVLDAATNHTRHRRELSVDAVGLIAPPVNISAHWAGATGQLRVSWQPPLADYPNFFLYEVCYHPMTPTVTPRGTAPGDLPAHPTNGAHPPTARGAASSQGTGQGLVQANTWVILRELQPGVKYHIQVRSKPDGTSMDGVWGPWSEVVVAETPHSSGDIGLHCSTPDLRCVRCVWSWDPAEHHSTHELFYQASPSGAGMRDEMWQQCEETSVGTQGRHTCTFQPTAGSPIAVLVNITRLHDPPVLSYFKEPFWLHQAVLTEAPRDVQATAAQGRLTLRWLPPLEALAEQLEYQIRYATDDSLDWKVLQVPRAARKEVLDLRPGARYRAQVRTQPGGPQYRGSWSAWSQPVAVDVAAEAGKGHAGLRAPGWDEENRPALRNRPSVAGWVIPSVTVAPLIFTGVLLGLRCTFPSLYSSVKQKLWPPVPDLHRALGTFLHDSPKQGQPCAFYKQPPEDAVLPCLLEVLPGPRGEPGDPPPEPAASRPAPSTDIANHSYLLMGGWEPRGAPSAPFPPGM; this is translated from the exons ATGCCAACCTGCCTGTGGCACAGCGGGGCCACACAGAGTGGGGCAGCGCAGGCTGAGATGGAGCCGGAGCCACCGTCCCACACCCTGAGCTCTGACATGACACCAAAAGTGCAG ATGCCGTGTTGCTGGCAGAGGTGCCCGAGGACATCCTCTGCTTCTCCCGCTCCTTTGAGGATCTCACGTGTTTCTGGGATGAGGAGGAGGCAAGTGGGATACACTGCTTCTACTACTGGTACAGCAGGTAGAGTCCACGGGGACATGGGAAGGAGTGGTGACACTGAGGGACCGCTGCCATGGCCAGATCCCCTCCCTTCAGCTGGCCCCAGGCTCAGGGTGCTGGAGGAGCCCCATCTGTTCCTCAGGGATGCACCCACCATGTGTGCAGTCTCCACACAGCGCCGTGGGGCCAATGGGATGCGGCACATCTGCGTGTTCCCCAGCCAGGATGTGCGGCTCTTCACCCAGCTCCACGTTCTTGTCCTGGACGCTGCCACCAACCACACCAGGCACAGGCGGGAGCTCAGCGTGGATGCAGTGG GTCTCATCGCCCCACCAGTGAACATCAGTGCCCACTGGGCAGGAGCCACAGGGCAGCTCCGTGTGTCGTGGCAGCCGCCACTTGCTGACTACCCCAACTTCTTTCTCTATGAGGTGTGCTACCATCCCATGACCCCCACAGTGACACCCCGTGGCACGGCACCCGGGGACCTCCCTGCCCATCCCACCAACGGAGCCCACCCACCTACAGCCAGGGGAGCTGCATCCTCCCAGGGAACAGGGCAA GGGCTGGTACAGGCCAACACGTGGGTGATTCTCCGGGAGCTGCAGCCGGGGGTGAAGTACCACATCCAGGTGCGCAGCAAGCCTGATGGCACCTCAATGGATGGTGTCTGGGGGCCCTGGTCGGAGGTGGTGGTCGCAGAGACGCCCCACTCTTCTG GGGACAttgggctgcactgcagcactccCGACCTGAGGTGTGTGCGCTGTGTGTGGAGCTGGGACCCTGCAGAGCACCACAGCACCCATGAGCTCTTCTACCAGGCATCTCCGAGTGGGGCTGGCATGAG GGATGAAATGTGGCAGCAGTGTGAAGAGACCAGCGTGGGGACACAGGGCAGACACACCTGCACCTTCCAGCCCACGGCCGGCAGCCCCATTGCCGTCCTGGTGAACATCACCCGGCTGCACGACCCACCCGTGCTCAGCTACTTCAAGGAGCCCTTCTGGCTGCACCAGGCCG TGCTCACGGAGGCCCCGCGGGACGTGCAGGCGACGGCGGCACAAGGCCGGCTCACCTTGAGGTGGCTGCCGCCCCTGGAAGCGCTGGCGGAGCAACTGGAGTACCAGATCCGCTACGCCACGGACGACAGCCTCGACTGGAAG gtgctgcaggtcCCGCGGGCGGCCAGGAAAGAAGTGCTGGACCTCCGGCCCGGTGCCCGTTATCGTGCCCAGGTGCGGACGCAGCCCGGTGGGCCGCAGTACCGGGGCAGCTGGAGCGCGTGGTCCCAGCCCGTCGCGGTCGATGTCGCGGCTGAAGCGGGTAAGGGCCATGCGGGTCTGAGGGCGCCTGGGTGGGACGAGGAGAATCGACCGGCTCTGCGGAATCGCCCCTCCGTGGCAGGCTGGGTGATCCCGAGCGTGACGGTGGCACCGCTGATCTTCACCggagtgctgctggggctgcggTGCACCTTCCCGTCCCTGTACAG CAGCGTGAAGCAGAAGCTGTGGCCGCCCGTCCCCGACCTGCACCGCGCGCTGGGCACCTTCCTGCACGACAGCCCCAAGCAGGGCCAG CCCTGCGCCTTCTACAAGCAGCCGCCGGAGGACGCcgtgctgccctgcctgctggaggtgctgcccGGACCCCGCGGCGAGCCAGGGGATCCTCCGCCAGAACCCGCTGCCAGCCGCCCGGCGCCCAGCACGGACATCGCCAACCACTCCTACCTGCTGATGGGCGGCTGGGAGCCGCGCGGAGCGCCCTCGGCCCCTTTTCCCCCTGGGATGTAA